In a genomic window of Coprococcus eutactus:
- a CDS encoding fibronectin type III domain-containing protein yields MKHFRRLTFLLSFILILTAGGVVAMAANNGPCEDEEESYAYVQFYNSEKDDMIYVYSFRTPQEGIATSAKGAVYDKKTNTLTLTNCNMPDYMLSMNMMGDNFKIKLVGSSHIGMLCAWGYGYGGSVEIIGDGKLYVNEEQKKSDAIVLQPEGTKSYFRISGNAEVYVYAGKTDGSIVIADYTTVSDCFVVNGLTGLKKEQASEMRYDEIQAIIVDMENSHDCHVYTKGDNGKKYTVEDYVRTYYNDDGSIKAENVKGYTLYELMLMPGYTDKYYMREIDATDGVFDPEKYGYTDTEENVNGYSYRSTMPAKVYIDQNTGDRCVFMRDAVDDSYKEFENFKYDIKGELGDVTDKYGNVMSYCMVERSKDNVKFTDVEFYDPDYLLSQGYKISGELEYIKGLYKVYSNAKSAVLTSKTQTVCKHTSKVNKVTKKATMTTDGIITTTCKSCGKKLSTSKIAKVSTVKLSAVSCVYNGKVRTPAVQVKDSAGKALVKNTDYKVTYSAGRKSVGKYLVKVTFAGSKYSGSKRMAFEINPKGTTIVKKAAGKNSIAIRWSAQKVETSGYQIQCSTDSRFRKSNRTATLRNNATTYYKISKCNTGSVYYVRVRTYKNVKVSGKVVKIYSAWSKVVAIKAK; encoded by the coding sequence ATGAAACATTTCAGAAGACTAACATTTTTGCTGTCGTTTATTTTAATTCTGACAGCGGGCGGCGTTGTGGCGATGGCTGCGAACAATGGACCGTGTGAAGATGAGGAAGAGAGCTATGCATATGTTCAGTTTTACAATTCGGAGAAAGACGACATGATATATGTGTACAGCTTCAGAACTCCACAGGAAGGAATAGCGACAAGTGCAAAGGGTGCAGTATATGACAAAAAAACAAATACGCTGACACTCACCAATTGTAATATGCCAGACTATATGCTCAGCATGAATATGATGGGAGACAATTTCAAGATCAAACTGGTTGGTTCAAGTCACATAGGTATGTTGTGTGCCTGGGGATATGGATATGGCGGTTCGGTTGAGATTATTGGTGATGGTAAGTTATATGTCAATGAGGAACAGAAGAAGTCAGATGCCATAGTATTACAGCCGGAAGGAACAAAGTCTTACTTCAGGATAAGTGGGAATGCGGAAGTGTATGTATATGCAGGTAAAACAGATGGAAGTATTGTTATAGCAGATTATACAACTGTTTCTGATTGCTTTGTCGTGAATGGACTCACTGGTCTGAAAAAGGAGCAGGCGTCCGAGATGAGGTATGATGAAATACAGGCGATTATTGTAGACATGGAGAATTCACATGATTGTCACGTATATACAAAGGGCGATAATGGGAAAAAATATACAGTAGAAGATTATGTCAGAACTTACTATAACGATGATGGAAGTATAAAGGCAGAAAATGTTAAGGGATACACGTTATATGAGCTTATGCTGATGCCTGGATATACAGACAAATATTATATGCGTGAAATTGATGCCACGGATGGTGTTTTTGATCCGGAAAAGTACGGTTATACAGATACGGAAGAAAACGTAAATGGGTATTCATACAGATCAACTATGCCGGCAAAAGTATATATTGATCAGAATACTGGCGACCGGTGTGTGTTCATGCGTGATGCAGTAGATGATAGTTATAAAGAGTTTGAAAATTTTAAGTATGATATCAAAGGTGAACTCGGAGATGTGACGGATAAATATGGAAATGTTATGTCGTACTGTATGGTTGAAAGGTCTAAGGATAATGTGAAATTCACAGATGTTGAGTTTTATGATCCTGATTATTTATTGTCACAGGGTTATAAGATTTCAGGTGAACTGGAGTACATAAAGGGACTTTATAAAGTGTACAGCAATGCCAAGTCGGCAGTCCTCACCTCAAAGACCCAGACTGTTTGTAAGCATACATCAAAGGTAAATAAGGTTACGAAAAAGGCGACAATGACGACCGATGGAATCATAACCACAACATGTAAATCTTGTGGCAAGAAGCTTTCAACATCAAAAATCGCCAAAGTGTCTACGGTTAAACTGAGCGCGGTGTCATGTGTATATAATGGCAAAGTCAGAACACCAGCCGTTCAGGTGAAGGATTCAGCTGGGAAGGCTCTGGTAAAGAATACAGATTACAAGGTCACTTACAGTGCGGGGAGAAAAAGTGTAGGAAAATATCTGGTAAAGGTCACATTTGCAGGTTCTAAATATTCTGGAAGTAAAAGGATGGCGTTTGAGATCAATCCAAAGGGAACAACGATAGTAAAGAAGGCGGCAGGAAAGAACAGTATTGCGATAAGATGGAGTGCCCAGAAGGTAGAGACCTCCGGATATCAGATACAGTGTTCGACTGATAGCCGATTCAGGAAGAGCAACAGGACTGCCACGCTGCGAAATAACGCCACGACATATTACAAGATATCAAAATGCAATACCGGCAGCGTTTACTATGTGAGGGTAAGAACATATAAAAATGTGAAGGTGAGCGGAAAAGTTGTTAAAATCTATTCAGCATGGAGCAAAGTGGTTGCGATAAAAGCAAAATAG
- a CDS encoding glycerate kinase: MKKILVAVDSFKGSMTSIEAGESIEKGIKIVLPDSQVRVRPVADGGEGTTEAIIYGRKNVNAEKCTVTGPLGERLTVSYITYDADEGKTAVMEMSAAAGLPLVPEEQRDPMRTTTYGVGEMIRDAVSKGCERFIIGIGGSATNDGGIGMLQALGFSCLDADGRDVPYGAEGLGVLERIISPYKPERGGNTVEFFSVGDSGMHSGDDVDVALKLSYCTFLIACDVTNPLVGELGCSRVFAPQKGADAESVELMDVYMKHYADVVERSAEGKSDRYTPGSGAAGGLGYAFLMFLGGKLTPGIDIVLSETGLETDVEWADTVITGEGRIDAQTMMGKTPSGVAKLAKKHGKYVIAIGGCLGDGAEKCIKEGVFNECYAVNNVLGIDDSDPEQVRTAMKPENAVVNLTTCAAKITELKEQMSARVCRPARLR; encoded by the coding sequence ATGAAGAAAATACTCGTGGCAGTGGATTCATTTAAGGGAAGCATGACTTCCATTGAGGCGGGGGAATCCATAGAAAAGGGAATAAAAATAGTACTGCCAGACAGTCAGGTCAGGGTTAGGCCTGTGGCTGACGGCGGCGAGGGTACAACAGAGGCGATTATATATGGAAGAAAAAATGTTAATGCAGAGAAGTGCACGGTGACGGGACCGCTAGGAGAGCGGCTTACGGTGAGTTATATCACATACGATGCAGATGAGGGAAAGACAGCGGTCATGGAGATGTCAGCTGCTGCGGGACTTCCGCTTGTACCGGAGGAGCAGAGAGATCCTATGCGCACAACAACTTACGGCGTCGGTGAGATGATAAGAGATGCGGTCTCAAAGGGCTGTGAGCGTTTTATCATCGGGATAGGTGGCAGTGCTACAAATGACGGCGGGATAGGAATGCTTCAGGCACTTGGCTTTTCTTGCCTTGATGCGGATGGGAGGGATGTGCCCTATGGAGCGGAGGGACTTGGAGTCCTAGAACGTATCATCAGCCCGTATAAACCGGAGAGAGGTGGAAATACTGTAGAATTTTTTAGTGTTGGTGACTCTGGCATGCATAGCGGAGACGACGTAGATGTTGCATTAAAGTTATCTTACTGCACGTTCTTAATAGCTTGTGACGTGACGAATCCACTTGTAGGTGAGCTTGGATGCAGCCGTGTATTTGCACCGCAAAAAGGTGCGGATGCGGAGTCTGTTGAGCTTATGGATGTATATATGAAGCATTATGCTGATGTAGTGGAAAGATCCGCTGAAGGAAAATCTGACAGATACACCCCAGGTTCCGGCGCGGCTGGGGGCCTCGGATATGCATTTCTCATGTTCCTCGGCGGAAAACTAACGCCGGGAATTGATATAGTTTTGTCTGAGACAGGGCTTGAGACAGATGTAGAGTGGGCGGATACAGTCATAACAGGTGAGGGCAGGATAGATGCCCAGACCATGATGGGTAAGACCCCATCCGGAGTGGCAAAGCTTGCAAAGAAACACGGTAAATATGTGATCGCCATAGGAGGATGTCTCGGAGATGGTGCAGAGAAATGTATCAAAGAAGGCGTGTTCAATGAGTGCTATGCGGTAAACAATGTGCTTGGTATAGATGACAGTGATCCGGAGCAGGTGAGAACGGCGATGAAGCCTGAAAATGCTGTGGTGAATCTGACGACGTGTGCCGCAAAGATCACAGAACTTAAGGAACAGATGTCGGCGCGTGTGTGCAGACCTGCACGGCTTAGATAG
- a CDS encoding SLC13 family permease, producing the protein MIRGIKKIGEFVRKETVLSVALFLAVISAFVVPPDRAYVDYIDFRTLAILFCLMTVVAGFSQQGIFNIVAKGMINRMGSLMAVTFVLAFMCFFFSMFITNDVSLITFVPMTLTVLGMAGEEVLTRWMVPVITLQTIAANLGSMLTPIGNPQNLYLYGLAGISAGRFVLLMLPYTVASAALLVIWIIVCMKGKNRQLEIRLSDGDVQVDRKLVGIYCILFVLSLLTVARIVPYWVTFAVVLVVVLICQRRLLLKVDYSLIFTFVGFFVFIGNMGRIDGFRIFVENVLGGHEMITSVIASQVISNVPAAVLLSGFTDSYTDLIIGTNLGGLGTLIASMASLISFKYVARQDKGARGRYLAYFTFANVLFLAVLICIWNIIK; encoded by the coding sequence ATGATCCGGGGTATAAAGAAAATCGGAGAATTTGTCCGCAAAGAGACAGTGCTAAGTGTGGCACTTTTTCTGGCAGTGATATCGGCATTTGTTGTGCCTCCGGACAGAGCGTATGTGGACTACATAGATTTCAGGACACTTGCGATACTTTTCTGTCTTATGACGGTGGTTGCGGGATTTTCACAGCAGGGGATTTTTAACATCGTAGCAAAGGGCATGATAAATCGTATGGGGTCACTCATGGCGGTGACATTTGTGCTTGCATTTATGTGTTTCTTTTTCAGCATGTTCATCACAAATGATGTGTCGCTCATAACATTTGTACCGATGACACTTACGGTCCTTGGTATGGCAGGCGAGGAAGTACTCACCAGATGGATGGTGCCGGTGATAACCCTCCAGACTATAGCTGCGAACCTTGGAAGCATGCTGACACCTATAGGCAACCCGCAGAATCTGTATTTGTATGGACTTGCCGGAATCAGTGCAGGCAGGTTTGTATTGCTTATGCTGCCATATACAGTGGCATCAGCAGCGCTTCTTGTGATATGGATCATAGTATGTATGAAAGGAAAAAACAGGCAGCTTGAGATCAGACTCTCGGACGGAGATGTACAGGTTGACAGGAAGCTTGTCGGAATTTACTGCATACTTTTTGTGTTGTCATTGCTCACCGTGGCGCGGATCGTCCCATACTGGGTGACATTTGCGGTAGTGCTTGTGGTTGTTCTTATATGCCAGAGAAGATTACTGCTGAAGGTAGACTATTCGCTGATATTCACATTTGTGGGATTCTTCGTATTTATAGGAAATATGGGAAGGATCGATGGATTTAGGATATTTGTAGAGAATGTGCTTGGCGGGCATGAGATGATCACCTCTGTTATTGCCAGCCAGGTCATAAGCAATGTTCCGGCTGCAGTATTGCTGTCAGGATTTACAGACAGTTACACAGATCTGATAATCGGCACCAATCTAGGCGGACTTGGAACTCTGATAGCGTCCATGGCAAGCCTGATCTCATTCAAATACGTGGCGAGACAGGACAAGGGCGCCAGAGGAAGATATCTGGCATACTTCACATTTGCAAATGTGCTGTTCCTGGCGGTACTAATATGCATTTGGAATATAATAAAATAA
- a CDS encoding flavin reductase family protein → MSKNLGAKPMLVPQPVMMIGTYDADGNANVMNAAWGGIVGANEIIFDLGSHKTTENIKLNKAFTVAIADAEHVAACDYVGIVSANDDPDKMKKAGFTTRKSEFVNAPVINELSLTMECKLKEIIDGDKFLGEIVNVVADDRILGDDGEITYEEFHPIVFDTIGHGYFALGDRVGDAFSEGNKLK, encoded by the coding sequence ATGAGTAAGAATCTTGGTGCAAAACCTATGCTGGTGCCACAGCCGGTCATGATGATCGGAACATACGATGCCGATGGCAATGCAAATGTCATGAATGCGGCATGGGGCGGAATAGTCGGAGCAAATGAGATCATATTTGACCTTGGAAGTCATAAGACTACCGAGAATATAAAGCTGAACAAAGCGTTCACAGTTGCCATTGCTGATGCAGAGCATGTGGCAGCCTGTGACTATGTGGGAATCGTGTCGGCAAATGACGATCCGGACAAGATGAAGAAGGCTGGTTTTACAACCAGAAAGAGCGAGTTTGTAAATGCTCCAGTCATCAACGAGCTTTCTCTGACAATGGAGTGCAAGCTCAAGGAGATCATAGACGGGGACAAGTTCCTCGGCGAGATCGTAAATGTTGTTGCAGACGACCGTATCCTGGGCGATGACGGCGAGATCACATATGAAGAGTTCCATCCTATCGTGTTTGACACCATCGGACATGGATATTTTGCACTCGGCGACAGGGTTGGCGATGCTTTCTCAGAGGGTAATAAGTTGAAGTAG
- a CDS encoding branched-chain amino acid aminotransferase, translating into MDKKNIDWANLGFGYVQTDKRFVANYKDGAWDEGTLTEDPNVVLNECAGVLQYAQTVFEGMKAYRTEDGRVVCFRPDLNASRMADSARRLEMPPFPEDRFVQAIVDTVKANIDYVPPYGSGATLYIRPYMFGSNPVIGVKPADEYQFRILTTPVGPYFKGGAKPITIKVSDFDRAAPHGTGHIKAGLNYAMSLHAIVTAHKEGFDENMYLDAATRTKVEETGGANFIFVTKDGKVVTPKSNSILPSITRRSLMVVAKDILGLEAEEREVYFDEVKDFAECGLCGTAAVISPVGKINDHGKEICFPSGMEKMGPVIQKLYDTLTGIQMGRIEGPEGWLKVIE; encoded by the coding sequence ATGGATAAGAAGAATATCGATTGGGCAAACCTTGGATTTGGCTATGTTCAGACAGATAAGAGATTTGTAGCAAATTATAAGGATGGAGCATGGGATGAGGGTACACTCACAGAGGATCCTAACGTAGTATTAAACGAGTGCGCAGGTGTTCTTCAGTACGCTCAGACAGTTTTCGAGGGAATGAAGGCTTATAGAACAGAGGATGGACGTGTTGTATGTTTCCGTCCTGACCTGAACGCAAGCAGAATGGCAGACTCAGCAAGAAGACTTGAGATGCCACCTTTCCCAGAGGATAGATTTGTACAGGCAATAGTAGATACAGTAAAGGCAAACATTGATTATGTACCACCTTATGGTTCAGGTGCTACATTATATATCAGACCATATATGTTCGGTTCAAACCCTGTTATAGGTGTAAAGCCGGCAGATGAATATCAGTTCAGAATCCTCACAACACCAGTTGGTCCTTACTTCAAGGGCGGTGCAAAGCCTATCACAATTAAGGTTTCAGATTTCGATAGAGCAGCACCTCACGGAACAGGACACATCAAGGCTGGTCTTAACTATGCAATGAGCCTTCATGCAATAGTTACAGCACACAAAGAGGGATTCGATGAGAATATGTATCTCGATGCAGCTACAAGAACAAAGGTTGAGGAGACAGGTGGAGCAAACTTCATCTTCGTTACAAAGGACGGCAAGGTAGTTACACCTAAGTCAAACAGTATCCTCCCATCGATCACAAGACGTTCACTGATGGTAGTTGCAAAGGATATCCTTGGACTTGAGGCTGAGGAGAGAGAAGTATACTTCGATGAGGTTAAGGATTTTGCAGAGTGCGGTCTGTGCGGTACAGCAGCAGTTATCTCACCTGTAGGCAAGATCAACGACCACGGCAAGGAGATCTGTTTCCCAAGCGGTATGGAGAAAATGGGACCAGTTATCCAGAAGCTGTATGATACTCTCACAGGAATCCAGATGGGCAGAATCGAAGGTCCAGAGGGATGGCTCAAGGTAATCGAGTAA